The proteins below are encoded in one region of Brachyspira intermedia PWS/A:
- the hemH gene encoding ferrochelatase — protein sequence MSKKKDTTILLNMGGPRNFDEINTFLVNMFNDYYILNIKNSFIRGMIAKKIVNKIRPDVIKHYEAIGGKSPINEYTEKLINKLNELDSSRDYKYIMNYTPPYSYDVLKELKEKNIDHITLFSMYPQYSEVTVKSSLESVYKAMKKLKYNPKVNIIDRYYDNEYYNDSIVQLIKNTIADKNAEEYILIFSAHSIPKMYADKGDPYEHECNYNIQILKEKLHNAGLNFKDIVLSYQSKIGKIEWLEPSTIDTIKKYNSEKLIIYPLAFTIDNSETIYEIDIEYREEAINKYNIKDFILCPCLNDNINFAQSIIEIQNDAQKQNLNMHYNRKIV from the coding sequence ATGAGTAAAAAAAAAGATACAACTATACTTCTAAATATGGGAGGACCTAGAAATTTTGATGAAATAAATACTTTTTTAGTAAATATGTTTAATGATTATTACATACTCAATATAAAAAATAGTTTTATAAGAGGTATGATAGCCAAAAAGATAGTAAACAAAATAAGACCTGATGTAATAAAGCATTATGAAGCTATAGGAGGAAAATCACCAATAAATGAATATACTGAAAAACTCATAAATAAATTAAATGAATTGGACAGCTCAAGAGACTATAAATACATAATGAATTATACTCCGCCCTACTCTTACGATGTATTAAAAGAGTTAAAAGAAAAGAATATAGATCATATTACATTATTTAGTATGTATCCTCAATATTCAGAAGTTACAGTAAAATCATCTTTAGAAAGCGTTTATAAAGCTATGAAAAAATTAAAATATAATCCTAAAGTCAATATAATAGACAGATACTATGACAATGAATATTATAATGATTCTATAGTACAATTAATAAAAAATACTATTGCTGATAAAAATGCAGAAGAATACATATTAATATTTTCTGCTCATTCTATACCAAAAATGTATGCTGACAAAGGCGATCCTTATGAGCATGAATGCAATTATAATATTCAGATATTAAAAGAAAAACTTCATAATGCAGGCTTAAATTTCAAAGACATTGTTCTTTCCTATCAGTCAAAAATAGGAAAAATTGAATGGCTTGAACCATCAACTATAGATACAATAAAAAAATACAATAGCGAAAAATTAATAATATATCCTTTGGCATTCACAATAGATAATTCAGAAACTATTTATGAAATAGACATTGAATATAGAGAAGAAGCCATAAATAAATACAATATTAAAGATTTCATATTATGCCCTTGCTTGAATGATAATATAAATTTTGCTCAAAGTATAATAGAAATACAAAATGATGCTCAAAAACAGAATTTAAATATGCATTATAATAGAAAAATAGTTTAA
- a CDS encoding catalase: MSDKKLTTEFGAPVENNQHSMTAGARGPMLLQDVWFMEKMAHFDREVIPERRMHAKGSGAYGTFTVTHDITQYTKAKIFSEVGKKTDLFVRFSTVAGERGAADAERDIRGFAIKFYTEEGNWDLVGNNTPVFYFRDPLKFPDLNHAVKRDPKTNMRSAQNKWDFLTSLPEAIHQITIDMSDRGIPYSYRHMHGFSSHAYSFINKEGKRYWVKFHFKTQQGIKNLTDQEAEAIIAKDRESSQKDLFEAIERGDFPRWNMKIQIMTEEQANASKRNPFDLTKTWSQKEYPLIDVGVLELNRNPENYFAEVEQSAFSPSTIVPGIGFSPDRMLQGRLFSYTDTQRYRLGVNYSSIPVNAPKFKPNTYHRDGYMRVESNGSKVEYEPNSQGEWKEQKEYAEPPLKIYGDAYRYDHREDDDDYYTDARALFNLMTDAQKQVLFENTARDMNGVTKEVQLRHIKIV, translated from the coding sequence ATGTCAGATAAAAAATTAACAACTGAATTCGGTGCTCCGGTTGAAAATAATCAGCATTCTATGACAGCAGGTGCTAGAGGACCTATGCTTTTACAAGATGTATGGTTTATGGAAAAGATGGCACATTTTGATAGAGAAGTTATACCAGAAAGAAGAATGCATGCTAAAGGTTCAGGTGCTTATGGTACATTCACTGTAACTCATGATATTACACAATATACTAAAGCAAAAATATTCTCTGAAGTTGGAAAGAAAACTGATTTATTTGTAAGATTTTCTACAGTGGCAGGTGAGAGAGGTGCGGCAGATGCTGAAAGAGATATAAGAGGTTTTGCTATTAAATTCTATACTGAAGAAGGAAACTGGGATTTAGTTGGTAATAATACTCCTGTATTTTATTTCAGAGATCCTTTAAAATTTCCAGATTTGAATCATGCCGTAAAAAGAGATCCAAAAACTAATATGAGAAGTGCTCAAAATAAATGGGACTTCCTTACTTCTTTACCAGAAGCTATTCACCAAATAACTATAGATATGAGCGATAGAGGTATACCTTATAGTTATAGGCATATGCATGGTTTCAGCAGTCATGCTTATAGTTTCATAAATAAAGAAGGCAAAAGATATTGGGTAAAATTCCATTTCAAAACTCAGCAGGGCATTAAAAATTTAACAGATCAAGAAGCTGAAGCAATCATAGCAAAAGATAGAGAAAGTTCTCAAAAAGACTTATTTGAAGCTATTGAAAGAGGTGATTTCCCTAGATGGAATATGAAAATTCAAATAATGACTGAAGAACAAGCTAATGCAAGCAAAAGAAATCCATTTGACTTAACAAAAACTTGGTCTCAAAAAGAATATCCTCTAATTGATGTTGGAGTTTTAGAATTAAATAGAAATCCTGAAAACTATTTCGCAGAAGTAGAACAATCAGCATTCAGCCCTTCTACAATAGTTCCAGGTATAGGATTCTCACCAGACAGAATGCTTCAGGGAAGATTATTCTCATACACTGATACACAAAGATATAGATTAGGTGTTAACTATTCAAGCATACCTGTAAATGCTCCAAAATTTAAACCTAATACTTATCATAGAGACGGATATATGAGAGTAGAGTCTAATGGTTCTAAAGTAGAATATGAACCAAACTCTCAAGGTGAATGGAAAGAGCAGAAAGAATATGCTGAACCACCTCTAAAAATTTACGGCGATGCTTACAGATATGATCATAGAGAAGATGATGATGATTATTACACAGATGCAAGAGCTTTATTCAATCTTATGACAGATGCACAAAAACAAGTATTATTTGAAAATACTGCAAGAGATATGAATGGCGTTACTAAAGAAGTACAATTAAGACATATAAAAATTGTATGA
- the dapF gene encoding diaminopimelate epimerase — MTLSFTKMHGIGNDYIYVNCFKEKFTPEDASKYSPILSNRNYSIGADGIILIMPSDKADAKMRMFNADGSESEMCGNGIRCVAKYVYDKGISKNNPLKIETLRGILEANLFIENDEVDKVEINMSSPILEGLKIPTTIDKNPIIDEPITFNGKTYYFTAVSMGNPHAVIFMDNIDDLDINSIGSYIENNSIFPNRTNVEFVEIINRGEVKQRTWERGSGETLACGTGASAVCVAGFISKRTDNIILNHLLGGDLVLRYENNSVFMKGEARYSFEGKVLL; from the coding sequence ATGACTTTATCTTTTACTAAAATGCATGGAATAGGAAATGACTATATTTATGTGAATTGTTTTAAAGAAAAATTTACTCCTGAAGATGCTTCAAAATATTCTCCTATATTGAGCAATAGAAATTATTCTATAGGAGCTGATGGTATAATACTTATAATGCCGAGTGATAAAGCTGATGCTAAAATGAGAATGTTTAATGCTGACGGAAGCGAATCTGAAATGTGCGGTAATGGTATAAGATGCGTGGCTAAATATGTTTATGATAAAGGGATAAGTAAAAATAATCCTCTAAAAATAGAAACTTTAAGAGGTATTTTAGAAGCTAATCTATTTATAGAGAATGATGAAGTTGATAAAGTTGAAATAAATATGAGTTCTCCTATACTTGAAGGGCTTAAAATACCTACTACTATAGATAAAAATCCTATTATTGATGAGCCTATAACATTTAACGGCAAAACATATTATTTCACTGCTGTATCTATGGGTAATCCTCATGCTGTAATATTTATGGATAATATTGATGATTTAGATATAAATTCTATAGGAAGTTATATAGAAAATAACAGTATATTTCCAAACAGAACTAATGTAGAATTTGTAGAGATAATAAATAGGGGAGAGGTAAAACAAAGAACTTGGGAGAGAGGAAGCGGTGAAACTTTAGCCTGCGGTACAGGTGCTTCAGCTGTATGTGTTGCCGGATTTATAAGCAAAAGAACTGATAATATTATACTTAATCATCTTTTAGGCGGTGATTTAGTGTTGAGATATGAAAATAACAGCGTTTTTATGAAAGGGGAAGCTAGATATTCTTTTGAAGGTAAAGTTTTACTATAG
- a CDS encoding lytic transglycosylase domain-containing protein: MKRIVIILVLFLCNLNLETHNFNISDYSFPSNDWVTLIKDVSNHYSQDFWFIKDVFDVCSNYDVDPLLMVALIKVESSFIPTALSRKNAYGYCQITPIANKDVDPKLNRYDPRDNIVLGVRFIDKILDKFDGDIVKSLRYYNAGNAYNVYGESYAEKIKYEYNTMVSLYVKDDSSYGAIYRKEAF, translated from the coding sequence ATGAAAAGAATAGTTATAATATTAGTTTTATTTCTTTGTAATCTCAATTTGGAGACGCATAATTTCAATATCAGTGATTATTCCTTTCCTTCTAATGATTGGGTAACATTGATTAAAGATGTATCTAATCATTATAGTCAGGATTTTTGGTTTATTAAAGATGTTTTCGATGTTTGCAGTAATTATGATGTTGATCCTCTTTTAATGGTGGCTTTAATCAAGGTGGAAAGTAGTTTCATACCTACAGCACTTTCAAGAAAAAATGCTTATGGATACTGTCAAATAACACCTATTGCCAATAAAGATGTTGATCCAAAATTGAACAGATATGATCCTAGAGATAATATTGTGCTTGGTGTAAGATTCATAGATAAAATTTTGGATAAATTCGATGGCGATATTGTAAAATCTCTTAGATATTATAATGCAGGAAATGCTTATAACGTATATGGTGAGTCCTATGCCGAAAAGATAAAATATGAATATAATACTATGGTTAGTCTTTATGTTAAAGACGATAGTTCATATGGTGCTATATATAGAAAAGAGGCCTTTTAA
- the flgG gene encoding flagellar basal-body rod protein FlgG codes for MVRSLWTAASGMNGMQFKTDTIANNLANVNTIGYKKVRADFEDLIYQNLKIQGTPATEDTVTPVGLQTGLGVKSASTQKMFDQGSLQATGNKLDLALEGEGFFQVLMPDGSVSYTRDGSFKIDANGQLVTSNGYRLVPEIVFPENFLVEQISISREGVVSVKIGDENDPVEIGQITLHRFINQPGLLSIGDNLYKETIASGPAFEGEPGANGFPRIHQGFVEMSNVKVVDEMVDMIVAQRAYEMNSKAVQTSDNLLATVVNLKR; via the coding sequence ATGGTACGTTCTTTATGGACAGCTGCAAGCGGTATGAATGGTATGCAGTTCAAAACTGATACTATAGCCAATAACCTTGCAAATGTTAATACTATAGGATATAAAAAAGTTAGAGCTGATTTTGAAGATTTAATATATCAAAACTTAAAAATACAAGGAACTCCTGCTACAGAAGATACTGTAACACCTGTAGGACTTCAAACAGGACTAGGTGTAAAAAGTGCATCTACTCAAAAAATGTTTGATCAAGGTTCTTTACAGGCTACAGGAAATAAACTTGATTTAGCATTAGAGGGAGAAGGATTCTTCCAAGTATTAATGCCTGACGGAAGTGTTTCTTATACTAGAGACGGTTCTTTCAAAATTGATGCTAATGGACAATTGGTTACTTCTAATGGATATAGACTAGTTCCTGAAATAGTATTCCCTGAAAATTTCTTGGTAGAGCAGATAAGCATATCAAGAGAAGGTGTTGTTTCTGTGAAGATAGGTGATGAAAATGATCCTGTAGAAATAGGACAAATTACACTTCATAGATTCATCAATCAGCCTGGACTTCTTTCTATAGGCGACAACTTATACAAAGAAACTATAGCAAGCGGACCAGCTTTTGAAGGCGAACCGGGTGCTAATGGATTCCCTAGAATTCATCAAGGTTTCGTTGAAATGTCAAACGTTAAAGTTGTTGACGAAATGGTTGATATGATAGTTGCACAAAGAGCCTATGAGATGAACTCAAAAGCAGTACAAACTAGTGATAACTTACTTGCTACTGTTGTAAACTTGAAAAGATAA
- a CDS encoding Spy/CpxP family protein refolding chaperone: MFKILLFNKKFIFTVSAMILLSMSVFARGYESDDFNFNRRNGFYGRKLPNIQLTSEQMSQIQSIENKYYTQIENFRKDIYNQIQIIRLEMSKETPDISIIDKAIDNKTKSASELQKIRIQCFLEMDKVYKTN; the protein is encoded by the coding sequence ATGTTTAAAATATTATTATTCAACAAAAAATTTATATTTACAGTTTCAGCAATGATTTTATTGTCTATGTCTGTATTTGCAAGAGGTTATGAGTCAGATGATTTTAATTTTAATAGGAGGAATGGATTTTATGGAAGAAAACTTCCTAATATACAGCTTACATCTGAACAAATGTCACAAATACAATCTATAGAAAATAAATATTATACTCAAATAGAAAATTTTAGAAAGGATATTTATAATCAAATACAAATTATAAGGTTAGAAATGTCAAAGGAAACCCCTGATATTAGTATTATTGATAAGGCAATAGATAATAAAACTAAATCAGCATCTGAATTGCAAAAGATAAGAATTCAATGTTTTTTAGAAATGGATAAAGTATATAAAACAAATTAA
- a CDS encoding AAA family ATPase — MTDNINNSENTNEISSEIANASKDLQAISEASKMALDVVNAIKNEIKKVIIGQENMLDKLLLGIICDGHVLLEGVPGLAKTLTVKSLASTIDASYKRIQFTPDLLPADIVGTEIYDIKNSVFLPKQGPIFSNIILADEINRSPAKVQSALLEAMGEHQVTIGDKTYRLPDVFLVLATQNPIEQEGTYPLPEAQVDRFMLKVIVKYPTKSEEKTIIKNMSSSKPASLKPITTIETIEKLRKLANQIHIEERLIDYIVNIIDATRNPKDYKLQSEYIEYGASPRAGIYLTKAAKANAMMQGRGFVMPEDIRAVAYEVLRHRISVSYEAQAENINSDMIIESLLANINVP; from the coding sequence ATGACAGATAATATCAATAACAGCGAAAATACAAATGAAATCAGCAGTGAAATAGCTAATGCCAGTAAGGATTTACAAGCTATATCAGAGGCTTCAAAAATGGCTCTTGATGTTGTAAATGCTATAAAAAATGAAATAAAAAAAGTAATTATCGGACAGGAAAACATGCTCGATAAGCTACTATTAGGAATTATATGTGATGGGCATGTATTGTTAGAAGGAGTACCTGGACTTGCAAAAACATTAACTGTAAAATCATTGGCAAGTACAATAGATGCAAGCTACAAAAGAATACAGTTTACACCGGATTTGCTTCCTGCAGATATAGTTGGTACTGAAATTTACGATATAAAAAATTCAGTATTTCTTCCTAAACAAGGACCTATATTTTCTAATATAATATTAGCCGATGAGATAAACCGTTCGCCTGCTAAAGTACAGTCAGCACTTTTGGAGGCTATGGGAGAACATCAGGTTACTATAGGAGATAAAACATATAGACTTCCTGATGTATTTTTAGTATTAGCAACTCAAAACCCTATAGAACAGGAAGGAACCTACCCTCTTCCAGAAGCTCAGGTTGACAGATTTATGCTTAAAGTTATAGTAAAATACCCTACTAAAAGCGAAGAAAAAACTATAATAAAAAATATGTCATCTTCAAAACCAGCTTCTTTAAAACCTATAACCACAATAGAAACAATAGAAAAATTAAGAAAATTGGCTAATCAAATACATATAGAAGAAAGATTGATTGATTATATAGTAAACATTATAGATGCCACAAGAAATCCAAAAGATTATAAACTTCAAAGCGAATACATAGAATACGGAGCTTCTCCAAGAGCAGGAATATATTTAACTAAAGCAGCAAAAGCAAATGCTATGATGCAGGGCCGAGGATTCGTAATGCCTGAAGATATAAGAGCTGTTGCTTATGAGGTATTAAGGCACAGAATAAGCGTAAGCTATGAAGCACAAGCCGAAAACATAAATAGTGATATGATAATAGAAAGTTTACTAGCAAATATAAATGTACCTTAA
- a CDS encoding BatD family protein — MITVNALYPIVIVEEKVSKKSLYLWQNLEYTLTYTGDADKFKPEGINTNAISDFEVLNERVEIETIHKDNEIPTMNYKIIYTMKPLRNGKLKIPELEARYYNVERGNSLVPKEQMINEHNIRVFSSWFLLIMIGQWIVIILIALLIYKFIKDQHKLNKKNFANKQTS, encoded by the coding sequence ATGATAACAGTAAATGCACTATACCCCATAGTGATAGTAGAGGAAAAAGTAAGTAAAAAGAGTTTATATCTATGGCAGAATTTAGAGTATACCCTAACATATACAGGAGATGCAGATAAATTCAAACCTGAAGGTATAAACACGAATGCCATAAGCGATTTTGAAGTGCTTAATGAAAGAGTAGAAATAGAAACTATACATAAAGATAATGAAATTCCAACTATGAATTATAAAATAATATATACTATGAAGCCTCTAAGAAACGGTAAATTAAAAATACCTGAGTTAGAAGCAAGATATTATAATGTAGAAAGGGGAAATAGTTTAGTACCTAAAGAACAGATGATAAATGAACATAATATAAGAGTATTTAGTTCATGGTTCTTATTAATAATGATAGGACAGTGGATTGTAATAATACTTATAGCACTTTTAATTTATAAGTTCATAAAAGATCAACATAAATTAAATAAAAAGAACTTTGCAAATAAACAAACATCATAA
- a CDS encoding MATE family efflux transporter: MEFIYGYAKNRCKKIFFKYLSASFGSALIAAIYSIVDVAMVGQYEGDNGAAALAVFAPIWNVIYGIGLLFGIGGSVLFSKAKGSGEYDKQNNFFTASFIALSAVIFIVWILSLIFEDNILYFFGADEVLLNLAKRYFLPIKIILPLFAFSQFFAAFLRNDNAPMKATLGVMAGGIFNVFGDYFFVFICDMGIFGAGLATAIGQIITASILISHLFTKKNTLKFQKVNKLFSLSKNIASIGFSTFFIDIAMGILALMFNRQIMKYFGTSALAVYSVIININILVQSSAYTIGQAAQPIISTNLGAGKMDRIKSAVKCSIFSALVLSIVYTLFTYFNTDFLMKAFMKPSEEALSISKNIMRTYFISFLILPFNVYATYYFQAIMKPSSSFIIAVLRGLIISGILIFIMPLIFVKDSIWYVMPITEVITFIIAMVFFIKYRTIYSK; this comes from the coding sequence TTGGAGTTTATTTATGGATATGCTAAAAACAGATGTAAAAAAATATTTTTTAAATATTTATCTGCTAGTTTTGGAAGTGCATTGATAGCGGCAATTTATTCTATAGTTGATGTTGCTATGGTTGGACAATATGAGGGTGATAATGGGGCTGCTGCTTTGGCTGTATTTGCTCCTATATGGAATGTAATATATGGTATAGGGCTTCTTTTTGGTATAGGAGGTTCTGTACTTTTCAGTAAGGCGAAAGGCTCAGGAGAATATGATAAACAAAATAATTTCTTTACCGCCTCATTTATAGCTTTATCTGCAGTCATATTCATAGTTTGGATATTATCATTAATATTTGAAGATAATATACTTTATTTTTTCGGTGCTGATGAAGTACTGCTCAATTTAGCTAAAAGATATTTTCTTCCTATAAAAATTATTCTTCCTTTATTTGCTTTCAGTCAATTTTTTGCAGCATTTCTTAGAAACGATAATGCACCTATGAAAGCCACTTTAGGAGTTATGGCAGGAGGTATTTTCAATGTATTCGGCGATTATTTTTTTGTGTTTATATGCGATATGGGTATATTTGGTGCTGGACTTGCAACAGCTATAGGTCAAATTATTACTGCTTCTATATTGATATCGCATTTATTTACTAAAAAAAATACTTTGAAATTTCAAAAGGTTAATAAATTATTTTCATTATCAAAAAATATTGCTTCTATTGGTTTTTCTACATTCTTTATAGATATAGCGATGGGAATACTAGCTTTAATGTTTAATAGGCAGATAATGAAATATTTCGGAACATCAGCATTGGCAGTTTATTCTGTAATAATAAATATTAATATATTAGTTCAGTCATCGGCCTATACAATAGGGCAGGCAGCTCAGCCTATAATATCAACTAATCTAGGTGCTGGCAAAATGGATAGAATAAAATCAGCAGTAAAATGTAGTATATTTTCAGCTTTGGTTCTTAGTATAGTATATACTTTATTCACATACTTTAATACAGATTTTTTAATGAAAGCATTTATGAAGCCTTCAGAAGAAGCTTTGTCCATATCAAAAAATATTATGAGAACCTATTTTATATCATTTTTAATATTGCCTTTCAATGTATATGCAACTTATTATTTTCAGGCAATAATGAAGCCTTCATCTTCTTTTATAATTGCTGTATTAAGAGGACTTATAATAAGCGGTATTTTAATATTTATAATGCCTTTAATATTTGTTAAAGATAGCATTTGGTATGTTATGCCTATTACAGAAGTTATAACTTTTATCATTGCTATGGTATTTTTTATTAAATACAGAACTATATATTCAAAATAG
- the hdhA gene encoding 7alpha-hydroxysteroid dehydrogenase has protein sequence MKLLDKKIALVTSSTRGIGLACSKKLAENGAKVYLAVRRLDAGKEVANEIIKNGGDADVVYFDATKEETFTSMIEDVIKKENRIDILVNNFGTTDTSKDFDLVNGDTEAFFKIVNENLKSVYLPSKAAVKQMIKTGGGSIINISSVGGIFPDMSRLAYGISKSAINFLTKNIAVQYARNNIRCNAVLPGFVATDGAMESMSEEFLKSFLKNVPLNRPADVEDIANAVLFFASDNSSFITGETMPVAGGFGLPSPMYSQYMDMGGKKG, from the coding sequence ATGAAACTTTTAGATAAAAAAATAGCATTAGTAACATCATCTACAAGGGGGATAGGCTTAGCATGCTCAAAGAAGCTTGCAGAAAATGGTGCGAAAGTTTATTTAGCTGTGAGAAGACTTGATGCAGGAAAAGAAGTAGCAAATGAGATAATAAAAAACGGAGGCGATGCTGATGTTGTATATTTTGATGCAACTAAAGAAGAAACATTTACTTCTATGATCGAAGATGTTATAAAAAAAGAAAATAGAATAGACATACTTGTAAATAATTTCGGTACCACTGATACTAGTAAAGATTTTGATTTAGTTAATGGGGACACTGAAGCCTTTTTTAAAATAGTTAATGAAAATTTAAAGAGTGTTTATCTTCCCTCAAAGGCTGCTGTTAAACAAATGATTAAAACAGGAGGCGGAAGCATAATAAATATATCATCTGTAGGCGGAATTTTTCCTGATATGTCAAGACTAGCTTATGGCATATCAAAATCAGCAATAAATTTCCTTACAAAAAATATAGCAGTTCAGTATGCTAGAAATAATATAAGATGTAATGCTGTGTTACCTGGATTTGTAGCAACAGATGGGGCAATGGAGAGTATGTCAGAAGAATTTTTAAAATCATTTTTGAAGAATGTACCGTTAAATAGACCGGCAGATGTTGAAGATATAGCTAATGCAGTATTATTCTTTGCAAGCGATAATTCTTCATTTATAACAGGTGAAACTATGCCTGTGGCTGGAGGTTTTGGACTTCCTTCACCTATGTACAGTCAGTATATGGATATGGGCGGAAAAAAAGGTTAA
- a CDS encoding CsgG/HfaB family protein produces the protein MFIRKIVFLILIFPSILLSQQIKKEIGETYEKENIAVFEIQGTSSGYGEDVGTKMTALIENSLTRMNRFNIVDRKNLDKYLKEMELQLTGITEKQVIEVGKIYGYSKAVTGKIVSANVAVEHNDDGSFSLYSTVDMVLQIVDVETTKILYSSKLQGSAYYSTSTYPSYSLRENLIDNACNNLAYKVENKMKSIFKITLTIADVDGGNVILLAGKNHGVSSKTRFKVYSKKEDIILPSGNVISGGYNYKGTLRVKELNNEYLIAKISRGNNILPGDIARETVIGDFGLGIFLNYASYNIQATEKIYQSSYNPNAGKIKISLNKNEYALGLHLKMGYNGVLFSPNLSIGILFGDFLKSSYAVDTRFNFDININLYQEVLRFVISPYIGMGISFTTIGEVIGGNYYTDNYSYLKSGSKIDSRDIMFGIGAIASLQYNVTDTIGLNLGVGYRFYTNPINLGVFSDGHEVSLPEKIKTVNLTGLEFTFGAFFIL, from the coding sequence ATGTTTATAAGAAAAATTGTATTTTTAATATTGATATTTCCATCTATATTGCTATCTCAGCAAATAAAAAAAGAAATAGGTGAAACATACGAAAAGGAAAATATAGCTGTATTCGAAATACAAGGTACTTCATCTGGATATGGTGAAGATGTAGGTACTAAAATGACAGCATTAATAGAAAATTCATTAACAAGAATGAATAGATTTAATATAGTAGATAGGAAAAATTTAGATAAATATTTAAAAGAAATGGAACTTCAATTAACTGGTATTACAGAAAAACAAGTAATTGAAGTTGGTAAAATATATGGATATTCAAAAGCAGTAACAGGTAAAATAGTATCTGCTAATGTTGCAGTAGAACATAATGATGACGGCAGTTTCAGTTTATATTCTACAGTTGATATGGTACTTCAAATAGTTGATGTGGAAACTACTAAAATACTTTACTCTTCAAAATTACAAGGTTCTGCTTATTACAGCACTAGTACCTATCCTTCTTATTCTTTAAGAGAAAACCTTATAGATAATGCCTGTAATAATTTAGCATACAAAGTAGAAAATAAAATGAAAAGCATATTTAAAATAACATTAACTATAGCTGATGTGGATGGCGGAAATGTTATATTACTTGCTGGTAAAAATCATGGGGTTAGTTCAAAAACTAGATTTAAAGTTTATTCAAAGAAAGAAGACATTATACTTCCTTCTGGAAACGTAATAAGTGGGGGATATAATTATAAAGGTACTTTAAGAGTAAAAGAACTTAATAATGAATATTTAATAGCAAAAATCTCAAGAGGAAATAACATATTACCAGGTGATATTGCAAGAGAAACAGTTATAGGAGATTTTGGATTAGGTATATTTTTAAATTATGCTTCTTATAATATACAGGCTACAGAAAAAATATATCAAAGCAGTTATAACCCAAATGCCGGAAAAATAAAAATATCATTAAATAAAAACGAATATGCTTTGGGACTGCATTTAAAAATGGGGTATAATGGGGTATTATTTTCACCAAATTTAAGTATAGGTATACTATTCGGCGACTTTTTAAAATCAAGTTATGCTGTAGATACTAGATTTAATTTTGATATTAATATAAATTTATATCAGGAAGTTTTAAGATTTGTAATTTCACCTTATATAGGTATGGGAATATCCTTTACAACTATAGGAGAAGTAATAGGAGGAAATTACTATACTGATAATTACAGCTATTTAAAAAGTGGATCTAAAATAGATTCAAGAGATATTATGTTTGGTATAGGAGCTATAGCTTCTTTACAATATAATGTTACAGATACTATAGGATTAAATTTAGGAGTTGGATATAGATTTTACACTAATCCTATTAATTTAGGCGTTTTCAGTGATGGTCATGAGGTTTCTTTACCAGAAAAGATTAAAACTGTTAATCTCACAGGATTAGAATTCACATTTGGAGCGTTTTTTATACTATAA
- a CDS encoding YbaB/EbfC family nucleoid-associated protein — protein MSENSIKYSSAGNLVSLTMNKSYNITSFNIDESLLAKDQKELLEEMISSSINEAVSKVNELRKKLEEEDSDNEREQAKPQPNLFNMNFKDMNQMFNDISKMTSVEYKDGKINISLDSITPDMISKMNDMMNNMNNKNDDDNKKE, from the coding sequence ATGAGTGAAAATAGTATAAAATACAGTTCAGCAGGTAATTTAGTATCTTTAACTATGAACAAATCATATAATATAACTAGTTTTAATATAGATGAGAGCCTTTTAGCAAAGGATCAGAAAGAATTATTGGAGGAAATGATAAGCTCAAGTATCAATGAAGCTGTTTCAAAAGTAAATGAATTAAGAAAAAAATTAGAAGAAGAAGATTCTGACAATGAAAGAGAACAAGCTAAACCGCAGCCTAATTTATTTAATATGAATTTCAAAGATATGAATCAAATGTTTAATGATATAAGTAAAATGACTTCTGTAGAGTATAAAGATGGCAAAATAAATATTTCTTTGGATTCCATAACTCCAGATATGATATCAAAGATGAATGATATGATGAATAATATGAATAATAAAAATGATGATGATAATAAAAAGGAATAA